The following coding sequences are from one Nymphalis io chromosome 5, ilAglIoxx1.1, whole genome shotgun sequence window:
- the LOC126768671 gene encoding isovaleryl-CoA dehydrogenase, mitochondrial produces the protein MTMALRFTRVKRLIEKCAGKTIVRRMSHYPIDENIFGLSSEQQQLRQLVFDFAQKELAPKAAQIDKENNFNEIREFWKKLGNLGLLGITANTDYGGTGGKYSDHCVIMEELSRACGAIALSYGAHSNLCINQINRNGSHEQKSKYLPKLCSGEHIGALAMSEPGAGSDVVSMKLRAEKKGDYYVLNGNKFWITNGPDADVLVVYAKTSQTNKPQHSISAFLIEKDFPGFSTAQKLDKLGMRGSNTGELVFEDCKVPAMNLLGEENKGVYVLMSGLDLERLVLAAGPVGLMQAAIDTAFEYAHTRKQFGKSIGEFQLLQGKMADMYTTLSACRSYLYNVAKACDEGHVNSKDCAGVILYCAEKATQIALDAIQILGGNGFINDYPTGRILRDAKLYEIGAGTSEVRRMLIGRALNNEYK, from the exons ATGACAATGGCGCTTAGGTTTACGCGAGTGAAGCGATTGATTGAGAAATGTGCAGGAAAAACCATCGTGAGACGCATGTCTCATTATCCGATCGACGAAAACATATTTGGATTGTCTAGCGAACAGCAACAG ttgcGACAATTAGTTTTTGACTTCGCTCAAAAAGAGCTCGCGCCAAAAGCAGCACAAATcgacaaagaaaataatttcaatgaaataagagaATTTTGGAAAAAACTTGGGAATCTGGGACTTCTAG GCATTACTGCGAATACCGATTATGGCGGGACCGGAGGGAAATATTCAGATCACTGTGTCATTATGGAAGAGCTCTCGAG AGCTTGCGGTGCAATTGCCCTGTCATACGGAGCGCATTccaatttatgtattaatcaGATAAATAGAAACGGCAGCCATGAACAAAAGAGTAAATATTTACCTAAA TTATGTTCCGGTGAACACATAGGAGCGCTTGCGATGTCTGAGCCCGGCGCAGGCAGCGATGTCGTCTCTATGAAATTGCGAGCTGAAAAAAAAGGGGATTACTATGTTCTTAATGGAAATAAATTCTGGATAACAAATGGACCTGACGCTGATGTATTAGTG GTTTACGCAAAAACTAGTCAAACGAACAAACCTCAACATAGCATATCagcatttttaatagaaaaagatTTCCCTGGATTTTCGACCGCACAGAAATTGGATAAACTCGGAATGAGAGGGTCGAATACTGGTGAACTAGTTTTTGAAGATTGCAAG GTACCAGCGATGAATCTCTTAGGCGAAGAAAACAAAGGAGTCTACGTTCTTATGTCCGGATTGGACCTGGAGAGGTTAGTGTTAGCCGCTGGACCTGTAGGACTTATGCAGGCTGCTATAGACACGGCATTCGAGTACGCCCACACAAGGAAACAGTTTGGCAAATCTATTGGAGAATTCCAGCTTTTACAG GGCAAAATGGCGGATATGTACACAACGTTAAGCGCGTGTCGAAGTTACTTGTACAATGTAGCAAAGGCGTGTGACGAGGGTCATGTGAACAGTAAAGATTGCGCTGGTGTTATTCTATACTGCGCTGAAAAAGCGACACAAATCGCACTTGATGCTATACAAATTTTAG gtgGTAATGGATTTATTAATGACTACCCAACTGGTAGAATTTTGAGAGATGCAAAACTGTATGAAATAGGTGCAGGCACATCTGAAGTTAGAAGGATGTTAATAGGAAGGGCGctgaataatgaatataaataa
- the LOC126768640 gene encoding bifunctional 3'-phosphoadenosine 5'-phosphosulfate synthase isoform X2 — translation MDGPSRPRKKLKACAQVATNVVEQKHQVSRAKRSRALGSRAFRGSTVWFTGLSGAGKTSIAFALEAYLVSKGIPAYGLDGDNIRTGLNKNLGFTKEDREENIRRVAEVAKLFADSGVVCLCSFVSPFAEDREVARRIHTDSDLPFFEVFIDTPLEICEQRDTKGLYKKAREGQIKGFTGITQDYERPEAPELVIQTVGRSVEESTMEVVRLLESQGIIPRYEIDSAGVEELFIYGNRLSSAIEEAARIPQIEITKLDLQWVQVLSEGWAYPLKGFMREIEYLQALHSNCLSLPDSSLVNQSVPVVLPVQTADKERLTGSAAVALVYAGRPVAILRAPEFYPHRKQERCSRQFGIYHTGHPYIKMIEESGDWLVGGNLEVFERIRWDDGLDSYRLTPNELKQKFKELNADAVFAFQLRNPIHNGHALLMQDTRRQLLERGFKNPVLLLHPLGGWTKDDDVPLEVRINQHKAVLNEGVLDQKSTVLAIFPSPMMYAGPTEVQWHAKCRMNAGANHYIVGRDPAGLPHPGAPGDLFDARHGAMLLAVAPGLADLEIIPFRVAAYDASVGKMAFFDPTRKEDFDFISGTRMRGLARAGKEPPKGFMAPSAWKVLAEYYQSLKSKMDTN, via the exons ATGGACGGACCTTCTAGACCCAGAAAAAAGCTTAAAGCA TGTGCGCAAGTAGCAACGAATGTGGTCGAGCAGAAGCACCAAGTTTCCAGAGCTAAGAGAAGTAGAGCTCTGGGTAGCCGGGCGTTCCGGGGAAGTACCGTTTGGTTTACGGGACTCAGTGGCGCCGGCAAGACCAGCATAGCGTTCGCTCTTGAAGCATACCTTGTCTCCAAAG GTATACCAGCGTACGGGCTAGATGGTGACAACATTCGAACGGGGCTTAATAAGAACCTCGGCTTCACCAAGGAAGACAGGGAGGAGAATATCAGGCGTGTTGCCGAAGTGGCAAAGCTTTTCGCTGACAGCGGAGTCGTCTGCTTGTGCAGTTTCGTTTCCCCATTCGCGGAA gaCAGAGAAGTGGCGCGCAGAATTCACACGGATTCCGACCTTCCATTCTTCGAAGTGTTCATTGACACGCCATTGGAAATTTGCGAACAGCGTGACACCAAGGGTCTCTATAAGAAGGCCCGCGAAGGACAAATTAAG GGCTTCACCGGTATCACCCAAGACTATGAGCGCCCCGAAGCACCCGAGCTGGTCATCCAAACAGTTGGACGATCAGTCGAGGAGTCTACGATGGAAGTTGTCCGTCTTCTTGAATCGCAG GGTATAATACCTCGTTACGAAATTGACAGTGCTGGTGTTGAAGAACTGTTTATATACGGGAACAGGTTGAGCAGCGCCATAGAAGAGGCAGCGAGGATCCCTCAGATCGAGATCACGAAGCTCGATTTGCAGTGGGTTCAA GTGCTATCCGAGGGCTGGGCCTATCCGCTCAAAGGTTTTATGAGGgaaattgaatatttacaa GCGCTTCACTCGAACTGTCTGTCGCTGCCGGACTCGTCGCTCGTGAACCAATCGGTGCCGGTGGTGTTGCCGGTGCAGACGGCGGACAAGGAGCGGCTGACCGGGTCGGCGGCCGTGGCGCTCGTGTACGCGGGCCGGCCGGTTGCCATTCTGCGAGCGCCGGAGTTCTACCCGCACCGCAAGCAAGAGCGGTGCTCCAGGCAGTTCGGGATCTACCACACCGGACACCCTTATATTAAG ATGATCGAGGAATCGGGCGACTGGCTCGTAGGCGGTAACTTGGAAGTGTTCGAGCGTATTCGTTGGGACGACGGCTTGGACTCGTACCGTCTGACGCCTAACGAGCTCAAACAAAAGTTCAAAGAATTGAACGCCGATGCTGTTTTTGCCTTCCAA CTTCGTAACCCAATTCACAACGGTCACGCGCTGTTGATGCAGGACACGCGTCGACAGCTTCTAGAGAGGGGATTCAAGAACCCCGTCCTCTTGTTACATCCTTTgg GAGGCTGGACAAAAGACGACGATGTTCCTCTAGAAGTGAGAATAAACCAACACAAAGCGGTTCTGAACGAAGGCGTTCTGGATCAGAAGTCCACGGTTCTTGCCATTTTTCCTTCGCCCATGATGTATGCTGGACCCACTGAG GTGCAGTGGCACGCCAAGTGCCGCATGAACGCGGGCGCCAACCACTACATCGTGGGGCGCGACCCGGCCGGCCTGCCGCACCCCGGCGCGCCCGGCGACCTGTTCGACGCGCGCCACGGCGCCATGCTGCTCGCCGTCGCGCCCGGCCTCGCCGACCTCGAG ATTATTCCATTCCGCGTAGCAGCTTACGACGCATCAGTTGGCAAAATGGCATTCTTTGACCCAACTCGTAAAGAAGACTTCGATTTCATTTCCGGAACTAGAATGCGAG GTCTGGCCAGAGCTGGTAAGGAGCCGCCCAAAGGCTTCATGGCGCCGAGCGCTTGGAAAGTACTCGCAGAATATTATCAGTCGCTTAAATCGAAAATGGAcacaaactaa
- the LOC126768640 gene encoding bifunctional 3'-phosphoadenosine 5'-phosphosulfate synthase isoform X1 yields MSLEIRNKKIAETFEKYKIGQWGKPIIRTCAQVATNVVEQKHQVSRAKRSRALGSRAFRGSTVWFTGLSGAGKTSIAFALEAYLVSKGIPAYGLDGDNIRTGLNKNLGFTKEDREENIRRVAEVAKLFADSGVVCLCSFVSPFAEDREVARRIHTDSDLPFFEVFIDTPLEICEQRDTKGLYKKAREGQIKGFTGITQDYERPEAPELVIQTVGRSVEESTMEVVRLLESQGIIPRYEIDSAGVEELFIYGNRLSSAIEEAARIPQIEITKLDLQWVQVLSEGWAYPLKGFMREIEYLQALHSNCLSLPDSSLVNQSVPVVLPVQTADKERLTGSAAVALVYAGRPVAILRAPEFYPHRKQERCSRQFGIYHTGHPYIKMIEESGDWLVGGNLEVFERIRWDDGLDSYRLTPNELKQKFKELNADAVFAFQLRNPIHNGHALLMQDTRRQLLERGFKNPVLLLHPLGGWTKDDDVPLEVRINQHKAVLNEGVLDQKSTVLAIFPSPMMYAGPTEVQWHAKCRMNAGANHYIVGRDPAGLPHPGAPGDLFDARHGAMLLAVAPGLADLEIIPFRVAAYDASVGKMAFFDPTRKEDFDFISGTRMRGLARAGKEPPKGFMAPSAWKVLAEYYQSLKSKMDTN; encoded by the exons atgagtctcgaaataagaaataagaaaatCGCTGAAACCTTCGAAAAGTATAAAATTGGACAGTGGGGTAAACCAATAATCAGAACG TGTGCGCAAGTAGCAACGAATGTGGTCGAGCAGAAGCACCAAGTTTCCAGAGCTAAGAGAAGTAGAGCTCTGGGTAGCCGGGCGTTCCGGGGAAGTACCGTTTGGTTTACGGGACTCAGTGGCGCCGGCAAGACCAGCATAGCGTTCGCTCTTGAAGCATACCTTGTCTCCAAAG GTATACCAGCGTACGGGCTAGATGGTGACAACATTCGAACGGGGCTTAATAAGAACCTCGGCTTCACCAAGGAAGACAGGGAGGAGAATATCAGGCGTGTTGCCGAAGTGGCAAAGCTTTTCGCTGACAGCGGAGTCGTCTGCTTGTGCAGTTTCGTTTCCCCATTCGCGGAA gaCAGAGAAGTGGCGCGCAGAATTCACACGGATTCCGACCTTCCATTCTTCGAAGTGTTCATTGACACGCCATTGGAAATTTGCGAACAGCGTGACACCAAGGGTCTCTATAAGAAGGCCCGCGAAGGACAAATTAAG GGCTTCACCGGTATCACCCAAGACTATGAGCGCCCCGAAGCACCCGAGCTGGTCATCCAAACAGTTGGACGATCAGTCGAGGAGTCTACGATGGAAGTTGTCCGTCTTCTTGAATCGCAG GGTATAATACCTCGTTACGAAATTGACAGTGCTGGTGTTGAAGAACTGTTTATATACGGGAACAGGTTGAGCAGCGCCATAGAAGAGGCAGCGAGGATCCCTCAGATCGAGATCACGAAGCTCGATTTGCAGTGGGTTCAA GTGCTATCCGAGGGCTGGGCCTATCCGCTCAAAGGTTTTATGAGGgaaattgaatatttacaa GCGCTTCACTCGAACTGTCTGTCGCTGCCGGACTCGTCGCTCGTGAACCAATCGGTGCCGGTGGTGTTGCCGGTGCAGACGGCGGACAAGGAGCGGCTGACCGGGTCGGCGGCCGTGGCGCTCGTGTACGCGGGCCGGCCGGTTGCCATTCTGCGAGCGCCGGAGTTCTACCCGCACCGCAAGCAAGAGCGGTGCTCCAGGCAGTTCGGGATCTACCACACCGGACACCCTTATATTAAG ATGATCGAGGAATCGGGCGACTGGCTCGTAGGCGGTAACTTGGAAGTGTTCGAGCGTATTCGTTGGGACGACGGCTTGGACTCGTACCGTCTGACGCCTAACGAGCTCAAACAAAAGTTCAAAGAATTGAACGCCGATGCTGTTTTTGCCTTCCAA CTTCGTAACCCAATTCACAACGGTCACGCGCTGTTGATGCAGGACACGCGTCGACAGCTTCTAGAGAGGGGATTCAAGAACCCCGTCCTCTTGTTACATCCTTTgg GAGGCTGGACAAAAGACGACGATGTTCCTCTAGAAGTGAGAATAAACCAACACAAAGCGGTTCTGAACGAAGGCGTTCTGGATCAGAAGTCCACGGTTCTTGCCATTTTTCCTTCGCCCATGATGTATGCTGGACCCACTGAG GTGCAGTGGCACGCCAAGTGCCGCATGAACGCGGGCGCCAACCACTACATCGTGGGGCGCGACCCGGCCGGCCTGCCGCACCCCGGCGCGCCCGGCGACCTGTTCGACGCGCGCCACGGCGCCATGCTGCTCGCCGTCGCGCCCGGCCTCGCCGACCTCGAG ATTATTCCATTCCGCGTAGCAGCTTACGACGCATCAGTTGGCAAAATGGCATTCTTTGACCCAACTCGTAAAGAAGACTTCGATTTCATTTCCGGAACTAGAATGCGAG GTCTGGCCAGAGCTGGTAAGGAGCCGCCCAAAGGCTTCATGGCGCCGAGCGCTTGGAAAGTACTCGCAGAATATTATCAGTCGCTTAAATCGAAAATGGAcacaaactaa